In Pleurocapsa sp. PCC 7319, the following are encoded in one genomic region:
- a CDS encoding class I SAM-dependent methyltransferase: MLNNYKQTITNFFNRRTSYDYEGKGHPENAKRFLDFVTVKPGQIILDLCTGTGLVAITVAKTVGQQGSVIGVDMSPGMLTQAKTKIEAEGIKNLELIEADVESVDFNNEQFDRIFCCSALVYVSDIPTLLNKCYRWLKPGGYLAFTSSNKGSHLSEVRVRVCKDLFDIDLPHIIRPLWTAEKCTKLLQDSGFQNTKIEKHLFRREKINDNYRSTQIENEFYPRGNPLSNLSPVQKQLLQVEYIKAVDHLIAETGVWQEANNLYVKAWKSA, translated from the coding sequence ATGTTGAATAATTACAAACAAACAATAACTAATTTTTTTAATCGTAGAACTAGCTATGATTATGAAGGAAAAGGTCATCCCGAAAATGCTAAAAGATTTTTAGACTTTGTGACCGTAAAACCAGGTCAAATTATCCTCGATCTATGTACGGGGACTGGTTTAGTAGCAATAACAGTGGCAAAAACTGTCGGACAGCAGGGTTCGGTGATTGGTGTGGATATGTCACCAGGAATGCTAACACAAGCAAAAACTAAAATTGAAGCCGAAGGAATTAAAAATCTGGAATTAATTGAAGCTGATGTAGAATCAGTTGATTTCAATAACGAACAATTTGATCGAATTTTTTGTTGTTCGGCACTGGTATATGTTAGCGATATTCCCACGCTACTTAACAAATGCTATCGTTGGCTAAAACCTGGCGGTTATTTGGCGTTTACTTCGTCTAACAAAGGTTCTCATTTATCCGAAGTCAGGGTTAGAGTTTGTAAGGATTTGTTTGACATCGATCTACCTCATATTATTAGACCTCTGTGGACTGCCGAAAAATGTACTAAACTCTTACAGGATTCTGGATTTCAAAATACTAAAATCGAAAAACACCTGTTTCGCAGAGAAAAAATAAACGATAATTATCGCTCTACGCAAATTGAAAATGAATTTTATCCTAGAGGCAATCCTTTATCAAATTTATCGCCAGTACAAAAACAACTGTTGCAGGTTGAATATATTAAGGCTGTTGATCACTTAATTGCAGAAACAGGAGTATGGCAAGAAGCAAACAATCTTTATGTTAAAGCTTGGAAATCAGCATGA
- a CDS encoding XdhC/CoxI family protein has protein sequence MKELQEIIQVWKQLLPEQTAALATLVKVEGSAYRRPGARMLITSDGQQVGTISGGCLESDVVERSQQVLKTGISTLVKYDTTSEDDLIWGLGLGCQGVAYILIEPLKSAQANVLSLIDQCLSTRQAGAVATVFRVEGTNTVETSDYAMTNPTDRILINPDGSVISTITNFELKDLVTQDTRSVFQQQQSRSQVYRLSEEIVEVFLEVIQPPTSLIIFGAGFDVLPVVHFAKELGWYVTVIDPQGRTMTAKRFDECDRVVFGLSELTESQIKFNKQTVVVVMSHNYLYDLEFLQTLSSLTVKYLGILGPKQRTNRLLLDLQSEGFIPQLESELYSPVGLDLGADNPEAIALSIIAEIQAVIQNRQGGFLKHRSAPIHSEQPRYVQPVSSWDTN, from the coding sequence ATGAAAGAATTACAAGAGATTATTCAAGTCTGGAAACAACTCCTACCAGAACAAACGGCAGCTTTGGCAACTCTCGTTAAGGTAGAAGGCTCGGCATATCGTCGTCCTGGGGCGAGAATGTTAATTACCTCAGACGGTCAACAGGTAGGTACAATTAGCGGTGGTTGCTTGGAAAGCGATGTGGTCGAGCGATCGCAACAAGTCCTCAAAACAGGAATTTCTACTCTAGTTAAATACGATACTACTTCTGAAGACGATCTAATTTGGGGTTTGGGTTTGGGTTGTCAGGGGGTGGCTTATATCCTCATCGAACCATTAAAAAGCGCTCAAGCGAATGTACTGAGTTTAATAGACCAATGTTTATCTACTAGACAAGCTGGTGCAGTCGCAACTGTATTTAGAGTAGAAGGTACGAACACAGTCGAAACAAGCGATTACGCTATGACGAACCCGACTGATCGCATTTTAATAAATCCTGATGGTAGCGTTATTTCAACTATTACTAATTTTGAACTAAAGGATCTTGTTACTCAAGATACTAGATCTGTTTTCCAACAACAACAATCACGGTCGCAAGTATATAGATTGTCAGAGGAAATAGTTGAAGTTTTTTTGGAAGTAATTCAACCACCAACTTCCTTGATTATTTTCGGGGCTGGTTTTGATGTGCTTCCTGTAGTTCATTTTGCTAAAGAATTAGGCTGGTACGTTACCGTCATCGATCCTCAAGGACGTACGATGACAGCAAAACGTTTTGATGAGTGCGATCGTGTTGTTTTTGGTTTATCCGAGCTGACTGAGTCACAAATCAAGTTTAATAAACAAACTGTAGTCGTAGTGATGAGTCATAATTATCTATACGATCTAGAATTTCTACAGACATTAAGTTCTCTGACTGTTAAATATCTGGGGATACTTGGTCCAAAGCAAAGAACTAACCGTTTACTTCTAGATTTACAGTCTGAAGGCTTTATTCCTCAACTAGAATCGGAGTTATATAGTCCTGTAGGATTGGATCTTGGTGCAGATAATCCAGAGGCGATCGCGTTATCGATTATTGCTGAAATTCAAGCTGTGATTCAAAATCGTCAGGGTGGATTTCTGAAACACCGCAGCGCACCAATTCATTCTGAACAACCTCGATATGTTCAACCAGTCAGTAGTTGGGATACAAATTAA
- a CDS encoding DUF1206 domain-containing protein — protein MISQWSNKAKSWLKGSLSANPWLKQYILIGYAAKGTVYLLIGLLAVQAAVVSDRQASGTYLTLTWLTKQPLGKLLVCLLAIALTGYVMRRLLQTILMSGHSNPWSLKSIFQRLGYIMSGLSYGGVSYSALNIVFELGEYDDTMEDLVNQLFDQAVGEWLILLGGITVTTIGLGYVYGAYTGSYISDFESDDIHHQLETWATRIGKLGVASRGIAFVLTGIFLIQAALSGNSELAGGLQNALRVLATKPFGWLWLGLIGIGLICYGLYMFVAAMYRRYAIR, from the coding sequence ATGATTAGTCAATGGTCAAATAAAGCGAAGAGTTGGCTAAAGGGAAGCTTAAGCGCTAATCCTTGGCTAAAACAATATATTCTCATCGGGTATGCTGCTAAAGGAACTGTGTACCTGTTAATTGGCTTATTAGCAGTTCAAGCTGCTGTGGTTTCTGACCGACAAGCATCGGGAACCTATCTTACCCTTACTTGGCTTACCAAGCAGCCATTGGGAAAGTTGCTAGTTTGTTTATTAGCAATTGCTCTAACAGGATATGTAATGCGAAGATTACTTCAGACAATACTTATGTCAGGACATTCTAATCCTTGGAGTTTAAAGAGTATTTTCCAACGCCTCGGTTACATCATGAGTGGTTTGAGCTATGGGGGTGTTTCTTATTCTGCTCTCAATATAGTTTTTGAATTAGGAGAATATGACGACACCATGGAAGACTTAGTAAATCAATTATTTGACCAAGCCGTTGGTGAATGGTTGATTCTATTGGGGGGAATTACTGTCACAACAATCGGTCTTGGTTATGTTTATGGAGCTTACACTGGTTCATACATAAGTGATTTTGAGTCGGACGATATTCACCACCAATTAGAAACATGGGCTACACGCATCGGTAAACTGGGTGTGGCTTCCAGAGGAATAGCTTTTGTTTTAACTGGTATTTTCTTGATTCAAGCTGCTCTCTCTGGTAATTCAGAGCTGGCTGGAGGATTACAAAATGCTTTGCGAGTGCTGGCTACTAAACCTTTTGGGTGGCTGTGGTTAGGCTTAATTGGTATTGGTTTGATTTGCTATGGACTGTATATGTTTGTTGCTGCTATGTATCGACGTTATGCCATTAGATAA
- a CDS encoding alpha/beta fold hydrolase has translation MFQLPGFSELSLTTSLGKMVYYTADGAPWFLEGSSSETLPTLVFLHGFGGGSSAYEWSQVYPAFASEYRILAPDLIGWGRSDHLTRNYQIDDYLTTIPEFLENTCNGPTTVIASSLTAAFTIRVAIARPELFKSLILTTPAGLSDFGENYTRSFFAQLVSTPILDRFIYDFGVANELGIRNFLEQRQFARPERVYPEIVQAYLESAKQPNAEYSALSFVRGDLCFDLSQYIEQLTTPTAIIWGQKSQFTGPDIGRRLANMNPTAIKVFQVLEEVGLTPQLELPAVTIGLIRRFLNSELLLN, from the coding sequence ATGTTTCAATTACCTGGTTTTAGCGAGCTTTCTCTGACCACTAGTCTTGGCAAGATGGTCTATTATACAGCCGATGGGGCTCCTTGGTTCCTAGAGGGAAGTTCATCTGAAACCCTGCCGACACTAGTATTTCTGCACGGCTTTGGAGGTGGCTCCTCAGCTTACGAGTGGTCTCAAGTCTATCCCGCTTTTGCCAGTGAATATCGCATTCTGGCACCCGATTTAATTGGTTGGGGAAGGTCAGACCATCTGACCCGAAATTATCAGATTGATGACTACCTGACCACCATTCCTGAATTCTTAGAGAACACCTGCAACGGACCGACTACGGTGATCGCTTCATCTTTGACAGCGGCCTTTACAATCCGAGTAGCGATCGCTCGTCCTGAGTTGTTCAAGTCCTTGATTCTCACTACACCGGCTGGACTTTCTGATTTTGGAGAAAACTACACACGTAGCTTCTTTGCCCAACTGGTCAGTACCCCAATCCTCGATCGCTTTATCTACGATTTTGGTGTCGCTAATGAGTTAGGAATTCGTAACTTTTTGGAACAGCGTCAATTTGCCCGTCCAGAACGAGTCTATCCTGAGATAGTACAAGCTTACTTAGAATCAGCTAAGCAACCGAATGCGGAATATAGTGCTCTTTCTTTCGTGCGAGGAGATTTATGCTTTGACCTATCTCAGTACATCGAGCAACTGACGACTCCTACGGCCATCATATGGGGTCAAAAATCTCAGTTTACTGGTCCTGATATTGGAAGACGCTTAGCGAATATGAATCCGACGGCAATTAAGGTTTTTCAAGTATTAGAAGAAGTGGGTCTTACTCCGCAACTAGAACTTCCTGCTGTTACTATTGGCTTGATTCGCCGATTTTTAAACTCAGAACTTCTCTTAAATTAA
- a CDS encoding high light inducible protein, whose protein sequence is MENQNNKFGFTQFAENWNGRLAMLGIVIGIATELMTGQGILSQLGLL, encoded by the coding sequence ATGGAAAACCAAAACAACAAGTTCGGCTTTACCCAATTTGCAGAGAACTGGAATGGTCGTCTGGCTATGCTGGGCATAGTTATCGGCATAGCCACTGAATTGATGACCGGTCAAGGCATTCTATCTCAGTTGGGTCTGCTGTAG
- the cruG gene encoding 2'-O-glycosyltransferase CruG, which yields MNSELINAISLGVLIFQGVATLILLSRLLPGAMRRSPLKPQPFNQSFSGKVSAIIPTLNEAARIKPCLRGLSRQGGELREVIVVDSNSQDETPAIVQTQAQIDSRFRLINDPPLPKEWVGRPWALHNGFLNSSNQSEWILGIDADTQPQAGLINSLLTIATTEGYDLISLAPQFILQYPGEWWLQPALLVTLLYRFDSAGVNTANPERVMSNGQCFFCRRSVLESLAGYSSAANSFCDDVTLARNIAAAGYKVGFLDGAKLIKVRMYEGAKETWQEWGRSLDLKDAASVFQVWSDWWFLLLVQGLPLVLSLVAWLLLNLGYGSITLVAVIGLNLFLLFLRLIILIAIASSYQRPAQFSLASWLFWLSPLADPLAVLRIFLSSRQTPTQWRGRIY from the coding sequence GTGAATTCAGAACTAATAAATGCTATTTCTCTGGGAGTTTTAATATTTCAGGGAGTAGCAACTCTGATTCTATTGTCTCGCTTGTTACCAGGAGCGATGCGTCGTTCGCCTCTTAAACCCCAACCGTTCAATCAAAGCTTTTCAGGAAAAGTCAGCGCGATTATTCCTACACTTAACGAAGCTGCCAGAATCAAACCTTGTTTACGGGGTTTGAGTCGTCAAGGTGGGGAACTAAGGGAAGTTATTGTCGTAGATAGTAATTCCCAAGATGAAACACCAGCAATAGTTCAAACTCAAGCCCAAATCGATTCACGTTTTCGTTTGATTAATGACCCTCCTTTACCTAAAGAATGGGTTGGTCGTCCTTGGGCATTACATAATGGATTTTTAAATAGTTCTAATCAAAGTGAATGGATTCTTGGCATAGATGCCGATACTCAGCCGCAAGCTGGATTAATTAACAGTTTACTTACTATTGCCACCACAGAAGGCTACGATCTAATTTCTCTGGCACCTCAATTTATTTTGCAATATCCAGGGGAATGGTGGTTACAGCCAGCCTTACTAGTCACCTTACTCTATCGCTTTGATTCTGCTGGAGTAAATACAGCTAATCCTGAACGAGTAATGTCAAACGGACAATGCTTTTTCTGCCGTCGTTCAGTCTTAGAATCATTGGCTGGTTATAGTAGTGCAGCAAATTCTTTTTGTGATGATGTCACTCTTGCCCGTAACATAGCAGCAGCAGGTTATAAAGTTGGCTTCTTGGATGGTGCCAAGCTGATTAAAGTCAGAATGTATGAAGGGGCGAAAGAAACTTGGCAAGAATGGGGGCGCTCGCTCGATCTTAAAGATGCTGCTTCGGTATTTCAAGTCTGGAGTGATTGGTGGTTTTTGTTATTGGTTCAGGGATTACCTCTTGTTTTATCGCTCGTTGCTTGGTTGCTACTTAATTTAGGGTACGGTTCAATTACTTTGGTTGCAGTAATAGGTTTGAATCTTTTCTTGCTATTTTTACGCCTCATTATCTTAATAGCGATCGCGTCTTCTTACCAACGTCCCGCTCAATTTTCTCTAGCTTCTTGGTTATTTTGGCTTTCTCCCCTTGCAGATCCTCTAGCTGTACTTAGGATTTTCTTATCTTCTCGACAAACTCCTACTCAATGGCGCGGGAGAATTTATTAA
- the cruF gene encoding gamma-carotene 1'-hydroxylase CruF has translation MKQLRNAERLLLIGHILSMVFGLAGIILVLPNSEFQAELVQFKWGATIFSWSMAGGGVIYMLLGTLAVAFYAYRTIGKWHWLSFMLPAIALSLSSELLGTSTGFPFGHYRYLSGLGYKIAGLVPFTIPLSWFYLGFSAYIIARAGLEAVELKSWLRQFLAIAFGALCLTSWDFVLDPAMSQAAIPFWLWEQPGAFFGMPYQNFAGWMGTGVLFMTVAAILWRIKPLKLPNYDLGLPLAIYLSNFAFATILSWSAGIYPPVFLGVMLGVFPILLFYEIAKNQTDSTSEPNELVTSTVPVAEAGVIQQ, from the coding sequence ATGAAGCAACTGCGTAACGCGGAACGTTTATTGCTAATCGGTCATATTTTATCGATGGTTTTTGGATTAGCAGGAATTATTTTAGTTTTACCGAATTCCGAATTTCAAGCCGAATTAGTTCAATTTAAATGGGGAGCAACTATTTTTAGTTGGTCGATGGCTGGCGGTGGGGTAATATATATGCTCTTGGGAACACTGGCAGTAGCATTTTATGCTTATCGAACGATTGGCAAATGGCACTGGCTTAGTTTTATGCTACCGGCGATCGCATTATCTTTAAGTAGTGAACTACTAGGTACTAGCACAGGGTTTCCTTTCGGTCACTATCGCTATCTTAGTGGTCTAGGATATAAAATTGCGGGTTTAGTTCCCTTTACCATTCCCTTATCCTGGTTTTATTTAGGTTTTAGTGCTTATATTATTGCTCGTGCTGGCTTAGAAGCTGTTGAACTTAAATCCTGGTTACGTCAATTTCTGGCGATCGCCTTTGGAGCATTATGTCTTACTTCTTGGGATTTTGTTCTCGATCCCGCTATGAGTCAAGCGGCGATTCCGTTTTGGCTCTGGGAACAACCAGGGGCATTTTTTGGCATGCCTTATCAAAACTTTGCTGGTTGGATGGGTACTGGCGTTTTGTTTATGACCGTGGCAGCAATTCTGTGGCGAATTAAACCCTTGAAATTACCTAATTATGATTTAGGCTTACCCTTAGCAATTTATCTCAGTAATTTTGCTTTTGCCACAATATTGAGTTGGTCAGCAGGAATATATCCTCCCGTATTTTTAGGAGTTATGTTAGGGGTTTTTCCGATCCTACTTTTTTACGAAATCGCTAAAAATCAAACTGATTCTACTTCTGAGCCAAATGAATTAGTCACCTCCACAGTTCCTGTTGCTGAGGCTGGAGTAATTCAGCAGTGA
- a CDS encoding rhodanese-like domain-containing protein translates to MSISIIPIPAPLKSQSRSYDLKERLDWGEPALTIIDVRDRDAFNISHIMGAVSLPMTGLVDHALINLELTRDLYVYGSTDEQTAEAATQLRTAGYQNVAELTGGLAAWKANGYPIEGNSAVVA, encoded by the coding sequence ATGAGTATTAGCATTATTCCTATCCCCGCACCTCTTAAGTCTCAATCTCGTTCTTATGACTTGAAAGAACGCCTTGACTGGGGAGAACCAGCTCTCACCATCATTGATGTTAGAGACCGAGATGCTTTCAACATCAGCCATATCATGGGAGCAGTTTCCCTGCCTATGACTGGGTTAGTCGATCATGCTTTGATTAATCTTGAACTTACTCGCGATCTCTATGTTTATGGTTCTACTGATGAGCAGACTGCTGAGGCTGCGACTCAATTACGTACTGCTGGCTATCAAAACGTGGCTGAATTAACAGGTGGCTTGGCTGCCTGGAAGGCTAATGGCTATCCGATTGAAGGAAACTCTGCTGTTGTTGCCTAA
- a CDS encoding type II toxin-antitoxin system VapC family toxin, translating to MYLLDSNICIALIKANPIVMPIFMAKAVQCYIPTLVLGELYKGVYCSQKVEKNLVNLKNFLSLVAIIEFDRVAALEFGLIQGELRSKGKPTGEIDALIAAVARSRLDTLVTNNIRHFKNIDGLKLENWLEQ from the coding sequence GTGTATTTACTCGATAGTAATATCTGTATTGCTTTAATCAAGGCTAATCCGATAGTTATGCCAATTTTTATGGCTAAAGCAGTTCAATGTTATATTCCCACTCTTGTTTTAGGCGAACTTTATAAAGGTGTTTACTGTTCCCAAAAAGTTGAGAAAAATCTGGTAAATTTGAAAAATTTCTTATCTTTAGTAGCAATTATTGAATTTGATCGCGTTGCTGCGTTAGAGTTTGGTTTGATTCAAGGCGAACTAAGAAGCAAAGGAAAACCTACAGGAGAAATAGATGCTTTGATTGCAGCCGTTGCACGTTCTCGCCTCGATACATTAGTTACCAATAATATTCGTCATTTTAAAAATATTGATGGCTTGAAGCTGGAAAATTGGTTAGAGCAGTAA
- a CDS encoding Crp/Fnr family transcriptional regulator, with protein MNRAFFDYIQQLSPELKFDARLVRSFLKSQKVSKGEFIFHQGDVCKAVYFTLNGCLRSFVITKGKEYTLFFHSEKQTFGDYESFQKQTPACFSCQAIEDSEILIFDHRAIAFFENAPDGQKFLRLVAEDLAFFLRDKLLSLFLDTPEERYLKLLKNEPELLQRLPQYYLASYLGIEPESLSRLKRRVYQKEIS; from the coding sequence ATGAATCGAGCTTTTTTTGACTATATTCAACAACTTTCACCAGAATTAAAATTTGATGCCAGACTTGTTCGATCTTTTTTAAAGTCTCAAAAAGTTTCTAAAGGGGAATTTATATTTCATCAAGGCGATGTGTGTAAAGCCGTTTATTTCACTCTAAACGGCTGTTTGAGAAGCTTTGTCATCACAAAGGGGAAAGAATACACTTTATTTTTTCATTCCGAAAAGCAAACTTTTGGAGATTATGAAAGTTTCCAAAAACAAACACCAGCTTGTTTTTCCTGTCAGGCGATTGAAGATTCCGAAATCCTTATATTCGATCACCGAGCAATAGCTTTTTTTGAAAATGCTCCCGACGGACAAAAGTTTTTAAGACTTGTGGCTGAAGACTTAGCGTTTTTTCTTCGAGATAAATTACTTTCTCTTTTTTTAGATACTCCTGAAGAACGCTATCTTAAACTTCTCAAAAACGAACCAGAATTATTACAACGTCTTCCTCAATATTATTTAGCTTCTTATTTGGGTATCGAGCCTGAATCTCTCAGTCGTTTAAAACGAAGAGTATATCAAAAAGAAATTTCTTAA
- a CDS encoding ester cyclase, with the protein MLLEQNKAIVIKMYRAFDRQDVEQGQKFMATDIVGHGMYGITRQGVDSFIEYAMSMFSVFPDGCHQIDEIIAEGDKVVTRRIFCGTHQGELMDVPATGKRVRFSFVHIDHIVDGKVVKHWGQADVFSMMQQLQK; encoded by the coding sequence ATGTTACTCGAACAGAATAAAGCGATCGTCATTAAAATGTATCGAGCATTCGATCGTCAGGATGTCGAACAAGGACAGAAATTTATGGCTACTGACATTGTAGGTCATGGAATGTACGGGATTACTCGCCAAGGTGTAGATAGTTTTATAGAATACGCAATGTCAATGTTTAGTGTATTCCCAGATGGTTGTCATCAAATAGATGAAATCATTGCAGAAGGCGATAAAGTTGTCACTCGTAGAATATTTTGCGGAACTCATCAGGGAGAGTTGATGGACGTTCCAGCTACAGGTAAAAGGGTTCGATTTTCATTTGTTCACATCGATCACATCGTAGATGGCAAAGTTGTCAAACACTGGGGACAAGCAGATGTGTTTAGTATGATGCAGCAGTTACAAAAATAG
- a CDS encoding Rieske (2Fe-2S) protein, which produces MNPILKGAPWLIAHRSMLGINRPYKITLNGSDYVIWQNDQGEISALDNICPHLQAPLSNGWICKSRNSIVCPYHALEFDREGRLLKTFPSTTLFKAKIPLGELRQFFILYPETENRTRTFVLSYANWKSPLTKVPVIKNLIERSLVESTAKIVEQDSSAVESLYPRQKPKIRLPKEEIMTYVEELYYQWE; this is translated from the coding sequence ATGAATCCTATTTTAAAAGGCGCACCTTGGTTAATTGCTCACCGCTCGATGTTAGGAATAAATCGACCCTACAAAATAACTTTAAATGGAAGCGATTATGTTATCTGGCAAAACGATCAAGGAGAAATTTCGGCTTTAGATAATATTTGTCCTCATCTGCAAGCACCTCTATCTAATGGCTGGATATGTAAGTCTCGTAACTCTATTGTCTGTCCGTATCATGCATTAGAATTTGATCGCGAAGGTAGACTGCTGAAAACTTTCCCTTCTACTACATTGTTTAAAGCTAAAATTCCCTTGGGTGAATTACGGCAATTCTTTATTCTGTATCCAGAAACAGAGAATCGCACTCGTACTTTTGTTTTGTCTTATGCCAATTGGAAAAGTCCACTAACAAAAGTGCCTGTAATCAAAAATCTCATCGAGCGATCGCTTGTAGAATCGACAGCTAAAATTGTCGAGCAAGATAGCAGTGCGGTAGAAAGTTTATATCCCAGACAAAAGCCAAAAATCAGGTTGCCGAAAGAAGAGATTATGACTTATGTTGAAGAGCTTTATTATCAGTGGGAATAA
- a CDS encoding type II toxin-antitoxin system HicA family toxin, with the protein MPRKIRELKSQITREGFVYLPKRGKGSHERWRHPLLKKTLTISGKDGDDVPLYLEKQLAKLLIELEELR; encoded by the coding sequence ATGCCCAGAAAAATTCGAGAATTAAAATCTCAAATTACTCGTGAAGGATTTGTTTATTTACCTAAGCGTGGCAAAGGTAGTCACGAACGCTGGCGACATCCCTTACTAAAGAAAACACTCACCATTTCAGGCAAAGACGGAGATGATGTACCACTATACTTAGAGAAGCAGCTAGCTAAGTTATTGATTGAATTGGAAGAGTTGAGGTAG
- a CDS encoding type II toxin-antitoxin system HicB family antitoxin codes for MNQYSMVVQWNDEDRLFLVTIPEFAERVVMPCTHGKTREEAIRNGEEVIEMYLEAWVTEGESIPAPNTLQIA; via the coding sequence ATGAACCAATACAGTATGGTCGTGCAATGGAATGATGAAGATCGTCTTTTTTTAGTTACGATACCAGAATTTGCAGAAAGAGTTGTGATGCCTTGTACTCATGGTAAAACTCGCGAAGAGGCAATTCGCAATGGAGAAGAAGTAATTGAAATGTATCTAGAAGCTTGGGTTACAGAAGGCGAATCTATTCCCGCACCTAATACGCTACAAATTGCTTAA